In one Gimesia sp. genomic region, the following are encoded:
- a CDS encoding PVC-type heme-binding CxxCH protein codes for MHQLLPERSRCVSRLCYHIFALLLASLSTVGLFAQGFAPSEAVKQMTVAAGYEVELVASEPLVRQPVSIDFDDRGRLWVIQYLQYPNPAGLKRVKVDQHTRSQYDRVPEPPPHGPRGADRLTILEDTDHDGRFDQAHDFVDGLNLASGFALGNGGVYVLQAPYLLFYPDRNRDDKPDGNPEVLLKGFGMDDASAVANSLTWGPDGWLYGCQGSTVTARIRGVKFVQAIWRYHPRTKVFELFAEGGGNMWGLDFDRQGNLLASTNLGGFVLLHIVQEGYYWKQFSKHGPLRNPYTFGYFDHAPHKNFKGGHVTVGGTIYQGLLFPEALHGKYISGNLLGHEIQYHSLIPDGTTFRTEHGDTLVQANDSWFAPTDMTVGPAGAVYFTDWHDKRTAHPNPDADWDRSNGRIYRLKPHGSKLEPTLQVHDLSNERLIELLQQPNEWYVRAARRELMTRKDPQVPDTLKRLLTEKRSDHQALQLLWTLASLDALDETTAVQMLQHKNPSVRSWTIRLLGDRRTVSPDMAQRLIQRAQTDASPQVRSQLASTAARFPADPALAIATHILNRNLDQADPYIPLLLWWAIEKQALTAIDEIEQRFVTSAAWQQPFVSQVIQPRMMKRYAAAATPRTLQVCQRLLATAPESQQAELLQALDAGLALSGQGQLKPDQVPGELAEQLATQWQAHPEDLVLMRLNARLGNPAVLQQALEIVIDEKQPLAQRTTMLKFLQQFGNETVIAPLLPLLQPVQSATLRQQAMLVLSRYADDRISQALLKSYPDYDASSRTQARRVLFTRQPWALAFLRQVDEGKLPAGDLDLQELTTLNSLGNKTISELTAKHWGQINQSDSQHKITEIRRVRFLLKHPGNAQRGSQLFQKQCGTCHQLHGTGNKLGPDLTTANRGDLNYLLESIIDPNRFVRKEYVASIVITRDGRVITGIIKSDEPAQIRIANNKNELTTIRRDDIEEIHDSPVSLMPEKILKQLSEQELQDLFAYLQGPPPKKL; via the coding sequence ATGCATCAGCTGCTTCCGGAGAGATCCCGTTGCGTTTCCCGGCTTTGTTACCACATCTTCGCTCTATTACTGGCCAGTTTGAGCACCGTCGGTCTCTTCGCCCAGGGCTTCGCACCCTCAGAAGCAGTAAAACAGATGACGGTCGCCGCAGGATATGAAGTGGAACTGGTCGCCTCTGAACCACTGGTAAGACAGCCGGTCTCCATTGACTTTGATGACCGGGGCCGTCTCTGGGTCATTCAGTATCTGCAGTACCCCAACCCCGCAGGTCTGAAACGGGTCAAGGTCGATCAACACACCCGCTCTCAATACGACCGGGTTCCCGAGCCTCCGCCACATGGCCCTCGGGGCGCCGACCGACTGACGATCCTGGAAGACACCGATCACGACGGACGCTTCGACCAGGCACACGACTTTGTAGACGGTCTGAATCTCGCCTCCGGGTTTGCTCTCGGGAATGGCGGCGTCTACGTATTGCAGGCGCCCTACCTGCTCTTCTACCCGGACCGCAACCGCGATGACAAGCCTGATGGAAATCCCGAAGTGCTGCTCAAAGGCTTCGGTATGGATGACGCGAGCGCCGTCGCGAATTCACTGACCTGGGGACCGGACGGCTGGCTCTACGGCTGCCAGGGGAGCACCGTCACCGCCCGGATTCGCGGCGTCAAATTCGTGCAGGCGATCTGGCGCTATCACCCCCGCACGAAAGTATTCGAGCTCTTCGCCGAAGGGGGCGGCAACATGTGGGGGCTCGACTTCGATCGTCAGGGCAATCTACTGGCCAGTACCAACCTGGGCGGCTTCGTCCTGCTGCACATCGTCCAGGAAGGCTACTACTGGAAACAGTTCTCCAAGCACGGCCCGTTACGGAATCCGTATACGTTCGGTTATTTCGATCATGCCCCTCATAAGAATTTCAAGGGCGGACACGTTACCGTGGGAGGCACCATCTATCAGGGGCTCCTGTTTCCCGAAGCACTGCACGGCAAGTACATCAGCGGCAATCTGCTGGGCCATGAAATCCAGTATCACAGTCTGATCCCCGACGGCACCACGTTTCGTACTGAGCACGGAGACACGCTGGTCCAGGCCAACGACAGCTGGTTCGCGCCCACCGATATGACCGTCGGCCCCGCGGGAGCAGTCTACTTCACAGACTGGCACGACAAACGCACTGCCCATCCCAATCCCGACGCTGACTGGGATCGCAGTAACGGACGCATCTACCGCCTCAAACCCCATGGCAGTAAACTCGAACCGACACTCCAGGTCCATGATTTAAGCAACGAGCGCCTGATCGAACTTTTACAACAGCCCAATGAATGGTACGTCCGCGCCGCCCGCCGTGAACTGATGACCCGCAAAGATCCCCAGGTTCCAGACACGCTCAAAAGACTGCTGACAGAAAAACGCAGCGACCACCAGGCACTGCAACTGCTCTGGACGCTCGCGTCTCTCGACGCACTCGATGAAACAACCGCGGTCCAAATGCTTCAGCATAAGAACCCCTCAGTCCGCAGCTGGACCATTCGGCTGCTGGGCGATCGACGCACTGTCTCTCCCGACATGGCCCAACGCTTGATTCAGCGCGCCCAAACCGACGCCAGTCCCCAGGTCCGCAGCCAGCTCGCTTCCACCGCCGCCCGGTTCCCCGCTGATCCCGCGCTGGCCATCGCAACGCACATTCTGAACCGGAACCTCGATCAGGCCGATCCCTACATTCCGTTACTGCTCTGGTGGGCCATTGAAAAACAGGCCCTCACCGCCATCGATGAAATCGAACAACGTTTTGTGACATCCGCAGCCTGGCAGCAGCCCTTTGTCAGTCAGGTCATTCAACCACGCATGATGAAACGCTACGCTGCCGCTGCCACACCGCGCACTCTCCAGGTCTGTCAACGGTTGCTGGCGACTGCTCCGGAGTCACAACAGGCTGAACTGCTGCAGGCCCTCGACGCCGGACTGGCACTCTCAGGACAGGGACAACTCAAACCAGACCAGGTACCAGGCGAACTCGCGGAGCAACTCGCCACGCAATGGCAGGCCCATCCCGAAGACCTCGTGCTCATGCGACTCAACGCCCGGCTCGGCAATCCCGCCGTCCTGCAGCAGGCACTCGAAATTGTCATTGATGAAAAACAACCACTTGCCCAACGCACCACAATGCTCAAATTCCTGCAACAGTTTGGGAACGAAACAGTCATCGCCCCCCTGCTCCCACTGCTTCAGCCCGTTCAATCCGCAACACTCAGGCAACAAGCCATGCTCGTTCTGTCCCGCTATGCCGATGACCGCATCAGCCAGGCGCTGCTCAAATCATATCCCGACTACGATGCCTCCTCACGAACCCAGGCCCGTCGCGTCCTCTTCACCCGTCAGCCCTGGGCACTCGCGTTTCTTAGACAGGTCGATGAGGGAAAGCTGCCGGCAGGCGATCTCGATCTGCAGGAACTGACAACACTCAACAGTCTGGGAAACAAAACCATCAGCGAACTCACCGCGAAGCACTGGGGACAGATCAACCAAAGCGATTCGCAGCACAAGATCACCGAGATCCGCCGCGTCCGTTTTCTGTTGAAGCATCCGGGTAACGCCCAGCGCGGCAGCCAGCTGTTCCAGAAACAGTGCGGCACCTGTCATCAACTGCATGGCACCGGCAACAAGCTGGGGCCCGACCTTACGACCGCCAACCGGGGTGATTTGAATTATCTGCTGGAGAGCATAATCGACCCCAATCGATTTGTCCGCAAAGAGTATGTGGCCTCAATCGTCATCACCCGCGACGGACGCGTCATCACCGGCATCATTAAATCAGATGAACCCGCACAGATCCGCATCGCCAACAACAAAAACGAACTGACCACCATCCGCCGGGATGACATCGAAGAGATCCACGATTCCCCCGTCTCACTGATGCCGGAAAAAATCCTCAAACAACTCAGCGAGCAGGAACTCCAGGATCTGTTCGCCTACCTGCAGGGACCGCCTCCGAAAAAACTCTGA
- a CDS encoding class II glutamine amidotransferase, protein MCRWLAYTGSPLQLSALLTRPNHSLIDQSRHATQNVEALNGDGFGVGWYGDDPTPGLYRDTHPAWNDANFRHLADHIRSRLFLAHVRASTGTAVQNTNSHPFSFDNWLFQHNGSIPAFRSLKRQLLFDVDPELFPFIEGSTDSETLFFLALTFGLRDDPPAALARAIGHVEQVRKAAGIEVPLFVSACATNGEQLWAIRYSSNHQSRTLYHSSHLHALHEIDGTYAPLPDDATIVVSEPLDELTSHWEEVPESALLTVSGGSATVSSFSPMLPN, encoded by the coding sequence ATGTGTCGCTGGCTGGCTTACACCGGATCGCCTCTGCAACTAAGTGCCCTGCTCACCCGCCCCAATCATTCACTCATCGACCAGAGTCGGCACGCGACACAAAACGTCGAAGCCCTCAACGGCGACGGCTTCGGGGTCGGCTGGTATGGTGACGATCCCACACCGGGTCTCTACCGCGATACGCATCCCGCCTGGAACGACGCCAACTTCCGCCACCTGGCCGATCACATCCGCTCGCGGCTCTTTCTCGCACACGTCCGCGCCTCGACCGGCACCGCAGTCCAGAATACGAACTCGCATCCCTTCAGTTTCGATAACTGGCTCTTTCAGCACAACGGTTCAATCCCCGCGTTCCGCTCTCTCAAACGACAACTGCTGTTCGATGTCGACCCTGAACTGTTCCCGTTCATTGAAGGTTCCACCGATTCCGAAACGCTGTTCTTCCTCGCGCTGACATTCGGCCTGCGTGACGATCCTCCCGCAGCCCTGGCACGGGCGATCGGTCATGTGGAACAAGTCCGCAAAGCTGCGGGGATCGAAGTTCCACTCTTCGTCAGTGCCTGCGCGACGAATGGCGAACAGCTCTGGGCGATCCGCTATTCCAGCAATCATCAGTCGCGGACGCTCTATCACAGTTCGCATCTACATGCCCTGCACGAGATCGACGGAACTTACGCCCCCCTGCCCGACGACGCCACGATCGTCGTTTCCGAACCTTTGGACGAATTGACCAGTCACTGGGAAGAGGTCCCCGAGTCGGCGCTGCTCACTGTTTCAGGGGGCTCGGCGACGGTAAGTTCGTTCTCACCCATGTTGCCGAATTGA